The stretch of DNA AGCATTATGATGAGTACGAAGAAAGCTTGCGACATTTGGGAGAATAATTTAAGACAATTTGAAAGTTTAAATAGAGAGGGAAATAATTCCTACCGCATAATATACGGTAGTGAGTACTTTAAAAACTGAATATTTAAATAAAGGAGAGAGATAGGAATGAAAAGACTAAGAATGATAATTTTGTTTGTTTTTGTGGTTGCCATCCTTTTTGGATGCGCGACAGGCCGGGACAAATATATCCCGGATCATGCCATGAAGAATCCCGCGGACGGCGTGAGTATTCCGCATCCCGTGGAAGCAGAGAAAGCTGGAACCAAAAAAATAACCACCTTCACGTTCTTTATGAACCCGGATCTTTGGGTAGAAGTTGTCGGTGGAGGCGGGGTCTGGCCTATTTTGGGATCGGATGGAGAAAAAGAATTCAGAAGCTATAGTTGGATGTCTGGAATAAGCCATTGGGGAGATTTTCTCCTTCAAGCTTCATTCCAAAAAACAATTCAAGAGATTGCATATGTTAAGTTCATCTCGTACAACCGGGATGCCGGCTGGGCATATAAATTGAACGGGGAAAAAATTCCGGAAGACAAATACGATCCTAAAAGCTTTGATAATGATCCCGAATACAGAAAGAAAGTTTTCTCCGAGTTCGGTACGAACTTTGAGGAACTCGATGCCTGCTGGAAAACTTATTTCAGGTCTCATGGCCTGAATCTTCCTGAAGGCATATCCAGTGTGAAAGAAATAGAACTGGGAACAAAAGAATGGGAGACCTACAAACAAAAGGTCGCATCCATGATGAAATCCAACCCGAAGATGGGAAATGGAGAAATCCGCTCCTCTTTTCTTCCTTTGGAAGAATTTAAAAAGGTAGCGGTTGAAAATCCCGGTTTTAACGGAGGAAGCAGATTTGTAAAGCAGGGGCTAAATATCCCCCTTTTAGCAGTACCATTTGCTTCCACAAGCATTATAATCGCGGCGGCTGCCAGCTTAGCTGGCGATGTTGCCAGGGCCGGAATCAATGACGATTATTCGTCATATTATGCCAGGTCTACAGTTTTGAGAATAGGGCTTAAAGATAATTTTCACACCATTGTGAATGTATATAAAGAGCTCTTAAGGGAAAGAGATAGGATAATAAACGAAAGATAAGAAAGAAAGGAGAAAAAAATGAAAAACTTAAAAGCCATAAGACTGCTTATAGCAGCAGTAGTGCTTGCAGTCCTGGCTTTTTTCGGGACTGCAGATGCGGTTGAATTCTACACAGTTAAGAAAGGCGACTGCCTTTCGAAAATAGCGAAAAAGCACGGAGTTTTAGTGAAGGAATTTCATAATGCTAACAAGGATAGGATAAAAAACATAAATCTTATCTACCCAAATCAGGTATTTGTGGTTCCTAATGAATATGCTGAGTTTTCTTTTGAAAACCCAGGTGAAGAAAAATACCAAGGAACACTTAATGAGGCATTAAAGCTTCACAAATATCCGGAAATGGCTCAAGAACTTCTAAAAGAAGAAGTTCGTAAGGGCAACTATAAATGGGTTGAAATCAAGAATGGTGACAAATTCGCCATGGTATTCGGAAAAAATAAAATTCGCCGCAATACAATTGCGAATCTCAAAAAACCAATAAAGGCGAAAAAATATACGGCAAAGGTGGGGGACTTAGAGTATGTTTTGCTCTATCCACCTGCCTGCAAAAACTGGGCAATGCCGCCCGGATTAACTCCAACACCAACGAAAATGGAACCGCCTCGGGAAGAGAAAACCCCGGAGACACCTGCAAAGGTAGAGGTTCCTGGAACAACTCCTCCGAAAGAGGAAATAGTTGCTACCCCAACGGTAGTGACTCCAACTACTCCAGAGAAAAAAGAAGCTCCACCTAAAGATGAAGCAAAACCGTCTGAAGATCTTTTTGAGTTTTACGTGGGGGGTGGATATTACCACAATGCCCATGTCGGAAACGCAAGTGGAGATTTCCTGTGGGCCAAGCTTCGGTATTTTCCGATTACATTTAAATCGGAAAATTATAAATACCGGCTCGGCGCATTTATGTCAGGATTTTTGGGCGAGGGCAATGACCGTGACTATGAGTACAGAAATAAACGGCTCGCCGGCGGGATTTCAGGAAAAGTGGAAGGTGACTCAATGGATGCTACTCTTGATCTCGGCGTGGGAAGGATCTGGAAACATGGAGATAAAGATACTGCTGGAAAAGAATTTCACAGCAGGCAAACCGACAATATTTTCCTAATTTCGGGGAATTTAAAGGACTATGAGCGCAGATTGAGAGGCGAAAAACTTTTCCCTGAAACAGAGTTAAACGTTGAAGCAATCTTTCCTTTTGACAGGAAAGAAAGCAGAAGCTTTAACGGAAAATCTCTGTCTTCAAGTCCCTGGAATAATCAGATAGTAACTGCTGATTTTACCCAGTGGATTTACGACATCTACGTCAGCGATGAGACCAGGATTATGCCGGGAATCTCGCTAGGAGGCGGATATGACTGGGGTCCTGAAAAGGCCTTCGGATTAGTCGGTCCCGCTGTACGGCTGAATTCTTATAACCAAAACATTCTGCAGGTTAATGCAGGATATAAGGAAGAATTCGGCGGTAAGGGAGATAACTTCAAAATATCTGCCTGGGTCTCACTTAATGGGGTTTATAATGCCATTCA from Candidatus Moraniibacteriota bacterium encodes:
- a CDS encoding LysM domain-containing protein, encoding MKNLKAIRLLIAAVVLAVLAFFGTADAVEFYTVKKGDCLSKIAKKHGVLVKEFHNANKDRIKNINLIYPNQVFVVPNEYAEFSFENPGEEKYQGTLNEALKLHKYPEMAQELLKEEVRKGNYKWVEIKNGDKFAMVFGKNKIRRNTIANLKKPIKAKKYTAKVGDLEYVLLYPPACKNWAMPPGLTPTPTKMEPPREEKTPETPAKVEVPGTTPPKEEIVATPTVVTPTTPEKKEAPPKDEAKPSEDLFEFYVGGGYYHNAHVGNASGDFLWAKLRYFPITFKSENYKYRLGAFMSGFLGEGNDRDYEYRNKRLAGGISGKVEGDSMDATLDLGVGRIWKHGDKDTAGKEFHSRQTDNIFLISGNLKDYERRLRGEKLFPETELNVEAIFPFDRKESRSFNGKSLSSSPWNNQIVTADFTQWIYDIYVSDETRIMPGISLGGGYDWGPEKAFGLVGPAVRLNSYNQNILQVNAGYKEEFGGKGDNFKISAWVSLNGVYNAIQAARISEANGEDMIYRGPEAERQKQARPDVVHVTSLVDMRPSE